A section of the Chryseobacterium scophthalmum genome encodes:
- a CDS encoding imm11 family protein — protein sequence MKIYRIRPYSGDNNVYIESTGFNKTIVFENLDGEKINEIKTFNFTLKNKTKNYPDLLGTGSSEFFVSNELKTFLEKNITKQKINFIEFTIGKKQYWFLNIIGLRDCMDYKNSIYSKYENNQPDEITNLVIDEKKIDRNDIFRLKDNSIPIFITDSIKIKLEEMNFTGIKIIESMDLTVG from the coding sequence ATGAAAATATATAGAATAAGACCTTATTCTGGAGATAATAATGTTTACATTGAATCTACGGGATTTAATAAAACAATTGTGTTTGAAAATTTGGATGGTGAAAAAATAAATGAAATAAAAACATTCAACTTTACTTTAAAAAATAAAACAAAAAATTATCCTGATTTATTAGGAACTGGATCGTCAGAATTTTTTGTTAGTAATGAATTAAAAACTTTCTTAGAAAAGAATATAACAAAACAAAAAATAAATTTCATAGAATTTACTATTGGAAAAAAACAATATTGGTTTCTAAATATTATTGGTTTAAGAGATTGTATGGATTATAAAAATTCTATTTATTCAAAATATGAAAATAATCAACCAGATGAAATAACAAACTTAGTAATAGATGAAAAAAAGATCGATCGAAATGATATTTTTAGACTAAAAGATAATTCCATTCCTATTTTCATAACAGATTCTATAAAGATAAAACTTGAAGAAATGAATTTTACAGGTATAAAAATTATTGAAAGTATGGATTTAACGGTCGGTTAA
- a CDS encoding 5-fold beta-flower protein translates to MKKTLFICSLLFSLSIANAQTIESGSRSTTGYIKSDGTIENNSRSTVGYIKNDGTIENKSRSTIGYIKSDGTIENKSRSTVGYVKKDGTVENSSRSTIGYIKDDGTVENSSRSTIGYARGIKKEWVAVTFFFFKLD, encoded by the coding sequence ATGAAAAAAACACTATTCATTTGTTCCCTTTTGTTTAGTCTTTCCATTGCAAATGCGCAAACGATAGAATCGGGAAGTCGCAGTACTACAGGTTATATCAAAAGTGATGGTACGATTGAAAACAACAGTCGTTCTACGGTAGGTTACATTAAAAATGACGGTACAATTGAAAATAAAAGCCGAAGCACGATTGGTTATATCAAAAGCGATGGTACTATCGAAAACAAAAGTCGCTCTACTGTAGGTTACGTTAAAAAAGATGGAACAGTAGAAAATAGCAGTCGTTCAACGATTGGTTACATTAAAGATGATGGAACGGTAGAAAACAGCAGCCGCAGTACGATTGGCTACGCAAGAGGAATTAAAAAAGAATGGGTAGCAGTGACTTTTTTCTTCTTTAAATTAGATTAA